Genomic segment of candidate division WOR-3 bacterium:
GAAAATTCACTTAAAGAGATCGCCTGTGGAAATTACAGACTCGAGAAAAGAATAAAATTGAAAATTGAAGGACACCCCGAAGCACTTAACGACATAGTCATTATGCCGGAGATTTCCTTCAGGGTGATCAACCTTCTCATTTTTGTCAACGATCATTTTCTGACGGAAGTTGTTGGAGACGGTGTGATAGTTTCAACACCCACGGGTTCCACAGCTTACTCTCTCTCGGCGGGAGGCCCGATTATCTGCCCTGAAATGGAAGGGCTGGTCATAAACTCGATTTCACCGCATTCTCTGTCTCTCAGACCTATAGTCGTACCATCAAAATCCGAAGTCAAAGTCACCCTGTGCAGTGAATCAGCCATCGTGGCGATAGATGGTCAAAAAGCTGCAAAAATCCATAAAGGAGACCAAATAAAAATAAAGAAATCAGATAACTACACCACTCTTTTAAAACTGACCAGTTTGGATTATTTTTCAACTCTGCGGACTAAACTCAAATTGGGCGATACAAAAATGAGAACTAGTTGCGATGGTTGTAAAAAAAGAGCCCAATGCCCGTTTTTTAACATCGACGATGATTAAGTCAATCAGAATCAAAAATATCGCGACCATAAAAAACGTCGAGATACTGTTTGACAAAGGGCTGAATATAATAACAGGAGAAACCGGCGCGGGTAAGTCGCTGATATTTGACGCTGTATCTCTCGCTTTAGCGCTGGAAACCGGCAGGAGATCCTTTAAAAATTCCGGTTATTCTACAGAGGTTTCATTGATCTTAGAAGACTCCGACGGAAGTGTAAACGTCGTCGAAGTCAAGTTGCCGAAAAAAGGAAAAATCGAAAGAGCTTTAAATGGAAAGCCTCTCCAGGCTGATGATGTCCGTCTTTTTTCGCTGAATTCTGTTATGATGTTCGGACAAAACAAGATGAGCGAACTTCTCGGATCTGAGCATTTTCACGAATATCTCGATTATTTCTCTCAAAACGATTTTCTACTACGCTCTTATGCCGAGTTTTACGAGGAATATAAGAATCTTAATAGGGAACTTTCAAGACTTTTAAGAGAAAAAGAGACTGACGAAGAACGAAAGAAACTGGCCGAATACGAATTGGAAGAATTGAACGGGATCTCCCCCAAGCAAGGAGAATGGGACGAGTTGAATTCGGCCATAAAAAAATTGGAGAATTTCGAGTATATCAAACTCCACCTCAAATCTTGCGAGGAAATAACCGGTTCTTCAGAAAACAGCATGTTCTCACAGATCAAACAACTCAGAAACGAAGTAATCCAGCTCGCGAGAATAGACTCCGCCTACGACGAATTAAACGACCTCGTAAACCAGCTTTCACTCGTCCGAGATGAATTGGATGTTTCACTGTCGAAATTTTCCGACTTTGAATTTGACACGGAGACGCTCTCTTCTCTAAGGGAAAGAAGGGACATCCTTCATAGAGCGATTAAAAAATTCGGTGGTACATTCGAAAACATGATGAAAAGAGCAGATGAATTACGCGATTTTCTTTCCTCGTCTTTCGTGACCGCAGAGAATATAGAAAAGGTTAGACAAACGCTCAAGTCAGTAGAAAAAAAAGTCCTTGAACTGTTGGAAGAAATCAGCAGTAAAAGAAAAATAAACTCCGCTGTATTGACAGAAGAAATTTCGCGTATGTTGGAATCTCTTGGCTTCAAAGAAGCTAGGTTCGATGTACGGGTGGAAGACAAAAAAAAGGGCGAATACAATATAAACGGAATTCTTTTTGACGAGACTGGAAGAGACGATGTAGACTTTCTTTTTTCGGCCAACCCGGACATTTCAATGAAATCCTTGCACAAGGTGGTTTCTGGTGGGGAACTTTCGAGGATAGCTCTCGCCATCCAGACCATAACAATGAAAAAAAGACTTTTGCCCGTAGTAGTGTTCGACGAAATAGATATCGGGATTTCAGGCAAAACCGCCCGAGCCGTGGGAAAATACCTTTCTTTGATGTCCTCTTCCCGTCAAGTGATAGTTATAACTCACCTACCGCAAATAGCTTCCCTCGCAGATCACTACATAGAAGTTCAAAAAAGCGTTTCAGCTAAAAAATCGGAAACTTTCGTACAATACGCCAACGGAAAAGAAGACAGGATAAGAGCTGTGGCATCTCTGGCGAGCGGAAAGGCTTTGACAAAAGAAGCCATGGAATATGCTGAAAGTCTGATCGAATCAAAATGAAAAAAGGGGAAAAAATGGAGCTGATAGCTGTTGAAATCGAAAATCCCAAGGGGTATAACCTCGTGATAGGCTCTTCTCATTTTATTATGACTCCTGAAGATATTGCAGAAGCACTTTTAAAGTCCGTCCCCTCAATCAAATACGGGGTTTCTTTTTGCGAAGCTTCGCCACCCGCTTTGATAAGAACCGAAAGCAACGACGAAGAGCTGGCCGAACTTTCTCGAATCAACGCCATGTCAATCGGAGCGGGTCATTCTTTCATCATATTCGTGAAAGATTGCTTTCCGATAAATTTCATCAATTCCATTAAAAACCTTCCGGAAGTTACATGTGTTTACTGCGCTACGGCAAATCCAGTAAAAGTCTTGGCAGTATCCCTCGGTGATCAAAAGTCTATCATCGGCGTAGCAGACGGAATAAGCCCCAAGGGATTTGAAGGGGACGAAGACAGGATTAAGAGGTTCCAGTTTCTCAGAGACATCGGATACAAACTCGATTTTTGACGAAAAAGCTGTAATTAAACATTTTTACGTTGTACAATAATGGCGATCTAATCCCAAAAGGAGGGAATATGGCTTATGCTTTTTTATATTTGATGGTTTCTTTTACCGTCAACCCAATAATATCAGGAGATTCAAGGGCGTACACCATCAAAGACGAACCAGTTTATTTCTCTTTTGAAGCTCAGACTACCGGCTATCTTTCAATGGTTGTGAAATCCGACGAAAATAACACAGATCTGACAATCACAGCCAGGGGACCAAATACCTTTTTTCTTGACATGACTCCCTCCGTGATTGACATCGACGCAGGAGGCAACACAGGTCTCGAACAGGCTCTTTTCACCATACCTTCCCCAGGCGTGTATTATTTTATCGTCAACCCTTATACACCTCTTAACAATGATCAGCAATTTGTAATGTTTTCATGGTTTCACGAGACGAACAATCTCATAGATTTCACTGAACCTATAATAATCGAAGAAAATTCGATAGAAGACATGCAGAACCTGTCAGGAACGCTTAACACGACAAAACCTTTGGCTGTTTTTCAACCCCGGGGTTACGACGGGGAAAAGAACCTCGCTTTCTTCAGGGTTGAAGCCAGCGAAGATGTGGTTTTCGAACTCTACTCCGAGGACAACTTCGTCTCGTATCTGCTTCAGTCTGATTTAGACATAGAAGGAAACGCCGGCATAGAAGAATTGCTCTACTTCACGGGATCAAAAAAAGCTTTTGCGGTTGTAAAACCCTACTCTTTGAGCGACACAACAGAGATTTTCTTCAACTTGTACTTTGAAGCTCTCCCTCCCGACGATAAGCTGTTGCTATCTTCAAATCAAGCTGTAGACGAAGCTTATATAGACCCTGAGAACAACTCAATGGCTTACATATACGAGCTTACTATACCAGATGATGGATTGTCTGAAGTGAATCTATCTTCTGATGACGCGGACATGGTCTTGATGGCGTTTAGCGAAGATACATTTTACGTCTCCGATTATGATATCGACGGAAACACTGGAGAAGAAAAGTTAATACTCACCGGTGGGGAGTATTTCATGGTCGTCACAAACAACCAAAATTCAAGGCAATACGCCGATTTCACCATTGAAGTCGTCCATCATCAAGATACGGACGCTTCAAGATCTAACGCTATCCCACTTAAACTCGGAATAAGAAACAACGGAGAAATAACCTACGAAAACTTCGACTTCCAGGATTATTACGTTTTCACCGCCGATCAAAAAGCGACATACACAATCGAATCTATGGGTTTGACAGGAGAAGGCGATCTTATAATGTCTCTCGAAAATGAAAATGGCGAATTACTGCAGCAATCTGACATCGACAACAACGGCAATCCGACAAACGAAATATGCACAATCGAACTTGACAGGGGGGATAAAATTTTTGTAAAAGTTTATCCATACGCTGAATACGAAGGTCTATTCACTGATTGTCAGTATTATATCGTTCTCACAATGGAATGAATTGAAAGGGGCAGTAGCTCAGATGGAAGAGCGCCTCCCTCGCACGGAGGAGGCCGGCGGTTCGAATCCGCTCTGCTCCATTAAGTATTTCAAAATATGGGCATTGTCTAATTTAAAAGCGGTCGGCCTTCGCGTAGGATGTGCCGGAGAACCCCGCCAGAGTCGGGAGACAGCAA
This window contains:
- a CDS encoding NAD(+)/NADH kinase, translated to ENSLKEIACGNYRLEKRIKLKIEGHPEALNDIVIMPEISFRVINLLIFVNDHFLTEVVGDGVIVSTPTGSTAYSLSAGGPIICPEMEGLVINSISPHSLSLRPIVVPSKSEVKVTLCSESAIVAIDGQKAAKIHKGDQIKIKKSDNYTTLLKLTSLDYFSTLRTKLKLGDTKMRTSCDGCKKRAQCPFFNIDDD
- a CDS encoding adenosine-specific kinase, which encodes MELIAVEIENPKGYNLVIGSSHFIMTPEDIAEALLKSVPSIKYGVSFCEASPPALIRTESNDEELAELSRINAMSIGAGHSFIIFVKDCFPINFINSIKNLPEVTCVYCATANPVKVLAVSLGDQKSIIGVADGISPKGFEGDEDRIKRFQFLRDIGYKLDF
- a CDS encoding AAA family ATPase, translated to MIKSIRIKNIATIKNVEILFDKGLNIITGETGAGKSLIFDAVSLALALETGRRSFKNSGYSTEVSLILEDSDGSVNVVEVKLPKKGKIERALNGKPLQADDVRLFSLNSVMMFGQNKMSELLGSEHFHEYLDYFSQNDFLLRSYAEFYEEYKNLNRELSRLLREKETDEERKKLAEYELEELNGISPKQGEWDELNSAIKKLENFEYIKLHLKSCEEITGSSENSMFSQIKQLRNEVIQLARIDSAYDELNDLVNQLSLVRDELDVSLSKFSDFEFDTETLSSLRERRDILHRAIKKFGGTFENMMKRADELRDFLSSSFVTAENIEKVRQTLKSVEKKVLELLEEISSKRKINSAVLTEEISRMLESLGFKEARFDVRVEDKKKGEYNINGILFDETGRDDVDFLFSANPDISMKSLHKVVSGGELSRIALAIQTITMKKRLLPVVVFDEIDIGISGKTARAVGKYLSLMSSSRQVIVITHLPQIASLADHYIEVQKSVSAKKSETFVQYANGKEDRIRAVASLASGKALTKEAMEYAESLIESK